Proteins encoded within one genomic window of Girardinichthys multiradiatus isolate DD_20200921_A chromosome 21, DD_fGirMul_XY1, whole genome shotgun sequence:
- the LOC124857704 gene encoding myosin regulatory light chain 2, smooth muscle minor isoform, which yields MSSKRAKGKTTKKRPQRATSNVFAMFDQSQIQEFKEAFNMIDQNRDGFVDKEDLHDMLASLGKNPNDDYLEAMMNEAPGPINFTMFLTMFGEKLNGTDPEDVIRNAFACFDEEGTGFIQEDYLRELLTTMGDRFTDEEVDELFREAPIDKKNNFNYVEFTRILKHGARDKDD from the exons ATGTCGAGCAAAAGGGCCAAGGGAAAGACCACCAAGAAGCGCCCTCAGCGCGCCACCTCCAATGTCTTTGCCATGTTTGACCAGTCCCAGATTCAGGAGTTCAAAGAGGCCTTTAACATGATCGACCAGAACCGGGACGGCTTTGTCGACAAAGAGGACCTTCACGACATGCTCGCCTCACTGG GAAAAAATCCTAATGATGACTACCTGGAAGCCATGATGAACGAAGCCCCTGGGCCAATCAACTTCACCATGTTCCTCACCATGTTTGGAGAGAAGCTCAACGGCACAGACCCTGAGGATGTGATCAGAAATGCATTTGCTTGCTTCGATGAGGAGGGAACAG GCTTCATTCAGGAGGATTACCTCAGGGAGCTACTCACAACAATGGGTGACCGGTTTACAGACGAGGAGGTGGACGAGCTCTTCAGGGAGGCTCCCATCGACAAGAAGAACAACTTCAACTACGTGGAGTTCACGCGCATCCTAAAGCACGGTGCCAGGGATAAGGACGATTAA
- the fastkd3 gene encoding FAST kinase domain-containing protein 3, mitochondrial isoform X1 gives MALKLFQNLGLLTQFSFHYFARPVCVRLLYTSSLGRSSCVSCLCTSAGCCIQRHGCRKLQMDCRTRNATTIVREPSFLASSSGLHRDSELRFRLTQLHRPSADEEQDFQRQLESCSTSRQVFKLLRSVEILSDTMAAATLHRVADLELEGSALRDPSVLEKDTIRALCFQLEQDSTRLTEAGLVSALLACTRLFLDPWSTLMVRLVSESQNRLDSGQMTVGELCTLGCAMLAMEGPGSVMLEQAMTQIQKQEPTRWSLPDLIAVYRLLEGCVGEDGKYRDLLNAMHTHAVTVTSRMDPAAVSGVLSSLVALNQMQAMPLVISLCKQAVRHIPHFSDQELTRVLGALIHFGHSDHYFVEAMEKHVPTMAFTYHPETVSKVTQFFSRRNILSTTVFDAVAESFVYRADSYSTSQVARQIMAFGTLGYLPPNAGQLFRKVETILHTRFSQFQPRTLLSLLHACTLVERFPVNFVSKVFSSYFLQQLQDQDMRIERAVLAQLTQLYITVKLECPFYEGPRLLPKYRVKSFLMSSRSLETPVDQQLYNSVKTGLEDLLGDRSFFGSKVLTPYCYTLDVEIKLDEEGYVLPASHTDDVYKRIALCIDGQKRFTTNVRQLLGKEVIKQRHLQLLGYEVVQIPFYEFEKLPSKSRVVEYLHQKIFPHTFRLSW, from the exons ATGGCCCTGAAACTGTTTCAGAACCTCGGGCTCCTCACTCAGTTCAGTTTCCACTACTTTGCTAGACCTGTTTGCGTCAGACTCCTTTACACCAGCAGTTTGGGTCGCTCCTCATGTGTATCCTGTCTGTGTACGTCAGCTGGCTGCTGCATCcagagacatggctgcaggaaaCTCCAAATGGACTGTAGGACAAGGAATGCGACAACCATCGTCAGGGAGCCCTCCTTTTTAGCCAGCAGCTCTGGACTCCACAGAGACTCTGAACTTCGGTTTCGTCTGACCCAGCTGCACCGACCCTCAGCTGATGAGGAGCAGGACTTCCAGCGGCAACTGGAGAGCTGCTCTACCTCCCGGCAGGTCTTTAAGCTGCTGCGCTCGGTGGAGATCCTGTCAGACACCATGGCTGCAGCCACTCTTCACCGCGTTGCTGACCTGGAACTGGAGGGTTCCGCTTTGAGAGACCCATCAGTTCTGGAGAAGGACACCATCCGGGCCCTCTGCTTCCAGTTGGAGCAGGACTCCACACGGCTGACAGAAGCTGGGCTGGTGTCGGCTCTTCTTGCATGTACCCGTCTGTTTTTGGATCCCTGGAGCACACTGATGGTGCGCCTGGTGTCAGAGAGCCAGAACAGGCTGGACAGCGGACAGATGACGGTAGGAGAACTGTGTACCCTGGGCTGTGCCATGCTGGCCATGGAGGGTCCAGGGTCTGTGATGCTGGAGCAGGCGATGACACAAATTCAGAAACAGGAGCCCACCCGGTGGAGTCTTCCAGACCTAATAGCTGTTTACAGACTCCTGGAAGGGTGTGTTGGTGAAGATGGGAAATACAGGGACTTGTTGAACGCCATGCACACCCATGCAGTGACGGTCACCTCCAGGATGGACCCTGCTGCAGTCAGCGGAGTGCTGAGTTCTCTTGTTGCTCTGAACCAAATGCAGGCCATGCCTCTTGTGATCAGCTTGTGTAAGCAAGCTGTGCGACACATACCTCACTTCAGCGATCAAGAACTTACCCGTGTACTGGGTGCTCTAATACACTTCGGCCACAGCGATCACTACTTTGTGGAGGCGATGGAAAAGCATGTCCCTACAATGGCCTTCACCTACCATCCGGAGACCGTATCCAAGGTGACGCAGTTCTTCAGCCGCAGGAACATCCTGTCCACAACCGTCTTTGATGCTGTCGCTGAGAGTTTTGTATACCGAGCAGACAGCTACAGCACCAGCCAGGTAGCTAGGCAGATCATGGCCTTTGGGACGCTGGGATACCTTCCGCCCAACGCCGGCCAGTTGTTCAGGAAAGTGGAAACCATCCTACACACTCGTTTTTCACAGTTCCAGCCTCGGACGCTGCTCAGCCTGCTCCACGCCTGCACCCTGGTCGAGAGGTTCCCCGTCAATTTTGTCTCCAAAGTCTTCAGCAGTTATTTCCTGCAGCAGCTACAAG ACCAGGACATGAGAATTGAACGGGCGGTTCTGGCCCAGTTGACTCAGCTCTACATAACCGTGAAGCTGGAGTGTCCCTTCTATGAG GGTCCTCGGCTCCTTCCAAAGTACCGCGTCAAGTCTTTCCTCATGTCCAGCCGCTCTCTTGAGACACCAGTGGATCAGCAGCTGTATAATTCTGTGAAAACGGGGCTGGAGGATTTACTCGGAGATCGGTCGTTCTTCGGGTCTAAAGTTCTGACGCCGTACTGCTACACTCTGG ATGTGGAGATAAAGCTGGATGAGGAGGGATACGTGCTGCCTGCCAGTCATACTGATGATGTCTACAAAAG GATAGCTCTTTGTATTGACGGACAAAAGAGGTTCACTACTAATGTAAGACAGCTACTTGGAAAGGAGGTCATCAAGCAGAGGCATCTGCAGCTGCTGGGCTATGAAGTCGTGCAG aTTCCTTTTTATGAGTTTGAAAAACTTCCCAGCAAGAGCAGAGTGGTGGAGTATCTTCACCAGAAGATCTTCCCTCATACATTCAGGCTGAGCTGGTGA
- the fastkd3 gene encoding FAST kinase domain-containing protein 3, mitochondrial isoform X2: protein MDCRTRNATTIVREPSFLASSSGLHRDSELRFRLTQLHRPSADEEQDFQRQLESCSTSRQVFKLLRSVEILSDTMAAATLHRVADLELEGSALRDPSVLEKDTIRALCFQLEQDSTRLTEAGLVSALLACTRLFLDPWSTLMVRLVSESQNRLDSGQMTVGELCTLGCAMLAMEGPGSVMLEQAMTQIQKQEPTRWSLPDLIAVYRLLEGCVGEDGKYRDLLNAMHTHAVTVTSRMDPAAVSGVLSSLVALNQMQAMPLVISLCKQAVRHIPHFSDQELTRVLGALIHFGHSDHYFVEAMEKHVPTMAFTYHPETVSKVTQFFSRRNILSTTVFDAVAESFVYRADSYSTSQVARQIMAFGTLGYLPPNAGQLFRKVETILHTRFSQFQPRTLLSLLHACTLVERFPVNFVSKVFSSYFLQQLQDQDMRIERAVLAQLTQLYITVKLECPFYEGPRLLPKYRVKSFLMSSRSLETPVDQQLYNSVKTGLEDLLGDRSFFGSKVLTPYCYTLDVEIKLDEEGYVLPASHTDDVYKRIALCIDGQKRFTTNVRQLLGKEVIKQRHLQLLGYEVVQIPFYEFEKLPSKSRVVEYLHQKIFPHTFRLSW, encoded by the exons ATGGACTGTAGGACAAGGAATGCGACAACCATCGTCAGGGAGCCCTCCTTTTTAGCCAGCAGCTCTGGACTCCACAGAGACTCTGAACTTCGGTTTCGTCTGACCCAGCTGCACCGACCCTCAGCTGATGAGGAGCAGGACTTCCAGCGGCAACTGGAGAGCTGCTCTACCTCCCGGCAGGTCTTTAAGCTGCTGCGCTCGGTGGAGATCCTGTCAGACACCATGGCTGCAGCCACTCTTCACCGCGTTGCTGACCTGGAACTGGAGGGTTCCGCTTTGAGAGACCCATCAGTTCTGGAGAAGGACACCATCCGGGCCCTCTGCTTCCAGTTGGAGCAGGACTCCACACGGCTGACAGAAGCTGGGCTGGTGTCGGCTCTTCTTGCATGTACCCGTCTGTTTTTGGATCCCTGGAGCACACTGATGGTGCGCCTGGTGTCAGAGAGCCAGAACAGGCTGGACAGCGGACAGATGACGGTAGGAGAACTGTGTACCCTGGGCTGTGCCATGCTGGCCATGGAGGGTCCAGGGTCTGTGATGCTGGAGCAGGCGATGACACAAATTCAGAAACAGGAGCCCACCCGGTGGAGTCTTCCAGACCTAATAGCTGTTTACAGACTCCTGGAAGGGTGTGTTGGTGAAGATGGGAAATACAGGGACTTGTTGAACGCCATGCACACCCATGCAGTGACGGTCACCTCCAGGATGGACCCTGCTGCAGTCAGCGGAGTGCTGAGTTCTCTTGTTGCTCTGAACCAAATGCAGGCCATGCCTCTTGTGATCAGCTTGTGTAAGCAAGCTGTGCGACACATACCTCACTTCAGCGATCAAGAACTTACCCGTGTACTGGGTGCTCTAATACACTTCGGCCACAGCGATCACTACTTTGTGGAGGCGATGGAAAAGCATGTCCCTACAATGGCCTTCACCTACCATCCGGAGACCGTATCCAAGGTGACGCAGTTCTTCAGCCGCAGGAACATCCTGTCCACAACCGTCTTTGATGCTGTCGCTGAGAGTTTTGTATACCGAGCAGACAGCTACAGCACCAGCCAGGTAGCTAGGCAGATCATGGCCTTTGGGACGCTGGGATACCTTCCGCCCAACGCCGGCCAGTTGTTCAGGAAAGTGGAAACCATCCTACACACTCGTTTTTCACAGTTCCAGCCTCGGACGCTGCTCAGCCTGCTCCACGCCTGCACCCTGGTCGAGAGGTTCCCCGTCAATTTTGTCTCCAAAGTCTTCAGCAGTTATTTCCTGCAGCAGCTACAAG ACCAGGACATGAGAATTGAACGGGCGGTTCTGGCCCAGTTGACTCAGCTCTACATAACCGTGAAGCTGGAGTGTCCCTTCTATGAG GGTCCTCGGCTCCTTCCAAAGTACCGCGTCAAGTCTTTCCTCATGTCCAGCCGCTCTCTTGAGACACCAGTGGATCAGCAGCTGTATAATTCTGTGAAAACGGGGCTGGAGGATTTACTCGGAGATCGGTCGTTCTTCGGGTCTAAAGTTCTGACGCCGTACTGCTACACTCTGG ATGTGGAGATAAAGCTGGATGAGGAGGGATACGTGCTGCCTGCCAGTCATACTGATGATGTCTACAAAAG GATAGCTCTTTGTATTGACGGACAAAAGAGGTTCACTACTAATGTAAGACAGCTACTTGGAAAGGAGGTCATCAAGCAGAGGCATCTGCAGCTGCTGGGCTATGAAGTCGTGCAG aTTCCTTTTTATGAGTTTGAAAAACTTCCCAGCAAGAGCAGAGTGGTGGAGTATCTTCACCAGAAGATCTTCCCTCATACATTCAGGCTGAGCTGGTGA
- the chmp5b gene encoding charged multivesicular body protein 5 — MNRIFGRGKAQGPPPNLTDCIGTVDSRTESIDKKIARLDAELAKYKDQMKKMRDGPSKNMVKQKAMRVLKQKRMYEGQRDNLMQQSFNMEQANYTIQNLKDTKTTVDAMKVGLKDMKKAYKNVKIDKIEDIQDQLEDMMEDANEIQESLSRSYGTPDIDEDDLEAELDALGDELLMDDDSSYLDEAATAPSIPEGIPGDRSTNKDGVLVDEFGLPQIPAS, encoded by the exons CGGACTGCATAGGAACT GTTGACTCCAGGACGGAGTCCATTGACAAGAAAATCGCCAGACTAGATGCTGAACTTGCAAAGTACAAGGATCAGATGAAGAAGATGAGAGATGGACCTTCAAAG AACATGGTGAAACAAAAGGCCATGAGAGTTCTGAAGCAGAAGAGAAT GTATGAGGGCCAGAGAGATAATCTCATGCAGCAGTCGTTCAACATGGAACAAGCGAACTACACGATCCAGAACCTCAAAGACACTAAAACCACA GTTGATGCCATGAAAGTCGGCCTCAAAGACATGAAGAAAGCGTACAAGAACGTGAAAATTGATAAGATCGAG gaTATCCAagatcagctggaggacatgaTGGAGGATGCAAATGAGATCCAGGAGTCCCTGAGCAGAAGCTACGGCACTCCTGACATCGATGAGGATGACTTGGAAGCAG AGCTGGATGCTCTGGGAGACGAGCTCCTGATGGACGACGACAGCTCCTACCTGGATGAAGCTGCGACTGCTCCCTCCATCCCAGAGGGGATTCCTGGAGACAGATCCACCAACAAG GATGGTGTTCTGGTTGACGAGTTTGGCCTTCCTCAGATTCCTGCTTCTTAA